A segment of the Neochlamydia sp. S13 genome:
GCGACAAACTTACGAGAAGCTAGCTAAAACAGCTTTGTGCATGCGTGCTGGCTATGCGCTCGCCAAATGAAAAGAGCTAAAAGAGAAGAAAAAAGGCTGAATGGCTATTTAGGAAGGTTAATACGCGATTTTGAAAGAAAGACAGAAGAGCAAGCCTTTGAGCCAGAAAGCTCTTTTTTAGAAACTATCACATGTATTTTTAACCAAAAAAGAAACGATTCACCTAAAGTGTATAGCCTGCATGAGCTCCATGTGGAATGTATTGCTAAAGGTAAAGTTGAGAAAAAATATGAATTTGGCTGCAAAGCTTCGCGAGTGATTACTCATCAAGAAGGGTTAGCGTTAGATAGCAGATTCATCCATGGCAATCCGTACGATGGGCACATGCTTGAAGAAGCCCTTAAAAATGCTCAATATAATAGCGGCAAGGACATCGAAATAGCTTTTGTAGATAAAGGTTATCGAGGTCATACGTTAGAAGGCAAAAACATATTTATTTCTGGGCAAAGAAAAGGCTTAAATTATTGGATCAAAACTCAAATCAAAAGACGCCAAGCGATAGAACCTCATATCGGCCACATGAAAAATGATGGCAAACTGGGACGCAATTATCTTAAAAGCCGATTGGGAGATTGTTTTAAACCCATTTTATGTGGAATTGGTCATAATATGCGTTTAATTTACAACTGGCTAGTCGCTCAAAATTTTCCCAAGCGTCTTTATTCAGGCTACAAAAGTTCATTTTCTCTTTTAATTGCATTAAAACCCTATCTTGAAGGCTACCCCCTGCTCCAAAACTCTTAATTTTTAATCAATTTTCATCTTCAGCAACAAAATTTCTTGAATTTTTGCTTTTTTAGATCAGCACTAACAAATAGTTCACAATTTTTCTTTCTAAAATGGATGCAATAAGGAAGTCTTTTTGCCATGGGTTCGATAGATTTTCTTTCTCCATCTAATATTAGTCCTGAAATGTATAATCTGCACCAGTGGACTCTTTCTGATCTTCCTAAGTAGACTTTAAAAACGTTGATCCATTCATTAAGTTGCTCGCGAATGGAATTTAATTGATCTAGATCCATTGCCCCCTCCTTAATTAACAAAACTTACTTACATTAATATTAGAAACCTACTTAACGAGGTAGTACTATATAGTAGGAGATAGTGCTCTTTATACGCCAGCTACCTTACAAGTCTTTAAAAGAGAACAAAGCTTATTTATCACGCGTGTGCCCATGCAAATCAAAGAGGCTAAAGAACTCATAGGAGTGTAGAGCCACTTGCCGACAGCCAAAACTTTATTG
Coding sequences within it:
- a CDS encoding DDE transposase, with translation MKRAKREEKRLNGYLGRLIRDFERKTEEQAFEPESSFLETITCIFNQKRNDSPKVYSLHELHVECIAKGKVEKKYEFGCKASRVITHQEGLALDSRFIHGNPYDGHMLEEALKNAQYNSGKDIEIAFVDKGYRGHTLEGKNIFISGQRKGLNYWIKTQIKRRQAIEPHIGHMKNDGKLGRNYLKSRLGDCFKPILCGIGHNMRLIYNWLVAQNFPKRLYSGYKSSFSLLIALKPYLEGYPLLQNS
- a CDS encoding transposase, with amino-acid sequence MDLDQLNSIREQLNEWINVFKVYLGRSERVHWCRLYISGLILDGERKSIEPMAKRLPYCIHFRKKNCELFVSADLKKQKFKKFCC